A window of Malania oleifera isolate guangnan ecotype guangnan chromosome 5, ASM2987363v1, whole genome shotgun sequence contains these coding sequences:
- the LOC131154789 gene encoding small ribosomal subunit protein eS8-like codes for MGISRDSMHKRRATGGKKKAWRKKRKYELGRQPANTKLSSDKTVRRIRVRGGNVKWRALRLDTGNYSWGSEAITRKTRILDVVYNASNNELVRTQTLVKSAIVQVDAAPFKQWYLQHYGVDIGRKKKAVVKKETIEEGEAATAEETKKSNHVVRKLEKRQKDRRLDSHIEDQFGAGRLFACISSRPGQCGRADGYILEGKELEFYMKKIQRKKGKGGAGA; via the exons ATGG GTATTTCTCGGGATTCCATGCACAAAAGGCGTGCCACTGGCGGCAAGAAGAAGGCATGGAGAAAGAAGCGCAA GTATGAACTTGGTCGTCAGCCTGCAAACACCAAGCTTTCAAGTGACAAAACAGTGAGGAGAATCCGTGTGAGAGGGGGCAATGTGAAGTGGAGAGCCCTCAGATTGGACACAGGGAATTATTCTTGGGGCAGTGAAGCTATCACCCGCAAGACCCGTATTCTTGATGTGGTGTACAATGCCTCAAACAACGAGCTTGTTAGGACACAAACCCTGGTGAAAAGTGCAATTGTTCAGGTGGATGCAGCTCCATTCAAACAGTGGTATCTACAGCACTACGGTGTTGACATTGGAAGGAAGAAGAAGGCAGTGGTCAAGAAGGAAACAATAGAG GAGGGAGAAGCCGCAACAGCAGAGGAAACTAAGAAGAGCAACCATGTAGTCAGGAAGCTGGAGAAGCGTCAGAAAGATCGCAGACTTGATTCCCACATTGAAGACCAGTTTGGTGCTGGTAGGTTGTTCGCCTGCATTTCATCCCGCCCTGGTCAATGTGGCCGAGCTGATGG ATATATTTTGGAGGGCAAGGAGCTGGAGTTCTATATGAAGAAGATTCAGAGGAAGAAAGGGAAGGGTGGTGCTGGTgcttaa